Sequence from the Clostridium botulinum genome:
CAGAAAAGATATGATTGAATGGATTAATTTTATAGTTAAAGAAGATGACTGTAGTAAGATAATATTATATGGTATTTCTATGGGAGCAAGTACTGTAATGATGACAGCTGGAGAAGAATTACCCAATAATGTGAAGCTTATAATTGAAGATTGTGGATATACATCAGTTTGGGATGAATTTTCATATCAATTAAAAGCTATGTATAAATTACCTAAATTTCCAATAATGCATATGGCGAGTATTATAACTAGAATACGTGCTGGGTATTCATTTACAGAGGCATCGGCTTTAAATCAAATAAAGAAATGCAAGTTACCAATTTTGTTTATACATGGAGACAAGGATAGTTTTGTGCCATATTATATGCAGGATATGATCTATAATGCAACAAATTGTTTAAAAGAAAAATTAGTTATAAAAGATGCAGGTCATTGTAAAGGTGATAAGGTAAACCCTGAATTGTATTGGGATACAATTAAAAAATTTATTGAAAAATACAGTTAACTATAAAAACGTATGAGCAAGCTATTAAACTATAATTTGTTTAATAGCTGCGTTAATAAGATGATATGAAAAAAGGTGAAACAATAAAAATAATCTCTACTAATATTATAAATAAAGTGTTTAGACTATATAAATTTTGGGTAAAATGTTTAATAATTGATTAAACATAGTAACTAAGGATAATGTTTATATAGTTTAAATTACAACAATATTATAATAGTAGAGGTATTTTTTATGAATTACGATAAAATTGTTTATAGACCACCAATTGAATCAAATACTTTATTATTACAAGTAACATCGGGATGTTCACATAATAGTTGTGCATACTGTAATATGTATAAAAATATAAGGTTTCAAAAAGAAAACTTAAGTAAAATAGAAAAGGATTTACAAGAGGCAAGTAAATTACATAAAGATGATTCAAGAATTTATTTATTAAATGGAGATCCATTTATTTTAACTGTAGAAGAATTAAAAAGTATAGCTGTCTTAATAAAGAGATATTTACCTAAATGTAAAACGATAGCTATGTATGCTTCAATAAAAAGCATTAAATTAAAAACCATAAAGGAATTAAAAGAATTACATAATCTTGGAATTGATGATTTATATATTGGATTAGAAAGTGGAAATGATGAAGTTCTTTTAAATATTAACAAAGGAAACACTTCAAAAGAGGCTTTAGAGGAATTAAGAAAATTAGATAAAGCTGGAATAGGATACTATTGCATGATTATGACTGGAATTGCTGGTGCAGGTAAAGGTATTAGAAATGCTATTGACACAGCAAATTTATTAAATAAAGTAAATTGCAAGGGGATTTTTCCACTATCTTTAATATTAATGACTGGAACAAAATTAAATTCGGATTGTTTGCTTGGAAAATTTAAAGAAGCAACAGAATTAGAAAGATTAGTAGAACTAAAAACCTTAATAAGACATTTAAATGTTAATGAAAATACCCTATTTAGTTCAAAA
This genomic interval carries:
- a CDS encoding alpha/beta hydrolase — its product is MENRIILILGILLLIVMILTLFAGIFFYNLSVNRNVSKEAVFDDRKNSSSQGIKQNETSGEHNEVYTKWILKESNYEDIYIKSFDNLKLHAYKILNEENSDKWVIIVHGYTGEGLRMGSRAKKFYDMGYNIIIPDLRGHGTSEGNYIGMGWHDRKDMIEWINFIVKEDDCSKIILYGISMGASTVMMTAGEELPNNVKLIIEDCGYTSVWDEFSYQLKAMYKLPKFPIMHMASIITRIRAGYSFTEASALNQIKKCKLPILFIHGDKDSFVPYYMQDMIYNATNCLKEKLVIKDAGHCKGDKVNPELYWDTIKKFIEKYS
- a CDS encoding radical SAM protein; the protein is MNYDKIVYRPPIESNTLLLQVTSGCSHNSCAYCNMYKNIRFQKENLSKIEKDLQEASKLHKDDSRIYLLNGDPFILTVEELKSIAVLIKRYLPKCKTIAMYASIKSIKLKTIKELKELHNLGIDDLYIGLESGNDEVLLNINKGNTSKEALEELRKLDKAGIGYYCMIMTGIAGAGKGIRNAIDTANLLNKVNCKGIFPLSLILMTGTKLNSDCLLGKFKEATELERLVELKTLIRHLNVNENTLFSSKHDSNFTQMSGKLPRDKEEFIKRIDIILENYDEITLKLEFDRNLRSL